Genomic window (Ananas comosus cultivar F153 linkage group 1, ASM154086v1, whole genome shotgun sequence):
CTTGATGTACCTCCATGTGTAGTTGTACCACATTAATTTTCAAAGCAAAAAAGGTAAATTAGGCAAAACAAGCACTCTCCAATTTCACGGAGCTGCAAATTACACCGAGACCGTGAAATTTGAatcatagaatttttttaaaaaacaacttACTCTGGAGACTTGTAgcagaaatattcaaatttatggCCAACTCCGACGCTTTGACTTTTCACTTCATATTTACTCTGCATGTGAATCTACATAATTTAGCACTCTTGCTTGATGCTGACTCTCATTTTGCTTAGTGTAATTTTGAATTATGACATTATATAATAATTCTGATTTGGGATGTACTAGGAAAAGACAGAGTAATTAAAATAACACATCAATCTCAAGAGGTGCCAAAACAAATGTTTAATGAAAAAAAGTGCTAAAATGTATTGTAGGGCCTAAGCCAAATAAGTGGACCTCTACAGTGGTCCATGCAATGAAACAGTGTCTCAGCTAAGATTCTCGGTCACCCTGTAACCTATTCAGATGTAGCCTGGCTCTCTTCAGATGCAAATTGTCATATAATAGCTTTGCTCTCCAAAAAAAATTCCCCCAAAAATCCCCCTTTCCTTTTTTGAGAATAGAGAAATACCAcaattttagcaaaaaatgaAAGATCATCTTTCTAGGTCCCACAGATCAATCAGTAAATTGTAATTGAAGTTTCAGGCTTTTTATTTCAGGTgtaaagggttttttttttttttttttttttttttttttggagtacAATGTGCTCTTAGTTTTGGTCAATCAAAAGTGCTCCTTGGGATGTTTTGCTGTtgttttgaggaccaaaatataaGTTCTGAGTTATCTACTTACTTGACACCCATGGGCCACTCTATCTAGCATTCAGAAATAGATTAGAATTGTTTTAACAATTCAATTTCGCTTGCTCGTAACTTCTTATTAGGGATTCGATAATTCCATTTTAGCAGGATAATTTGATATTCAACAATCTCAGCCTCGTCTCATGACTCTTCAAACTTGCAATATTCTaagtctttcttttttttttcaatatttttttttatcttattctcTCTAATTCAATTCAGACAAATTTTTTGCTATATTTTCATCATAATCTAGCTAATATAACCTGAAAAttccaaatttatttatttattttctcaaatTAGGCCTGAGGTCTGCTACAATCTTGGGAAACAGAGAGGTAGGCATGCTGTAGTTGGCCCACAGGCAGGCACAAGGACAAATGGAATGGGATCACCACCACCCACACAGCATTCAATAAAAGAAACAAGCCATTTACCCTCCACCATATTCTTCTAAAAATCCTCAAGATTCATACAAACAAGTAATTCTAAAACTCGACAGAACTGAAATTCAATGGCTAATGCTGATCTTAAGAAAGATTGGGATGAAGGATAAAGGGTGCGAATTTTCTACGTGCGCGTGCACAGAATTTTTTCTCGCACGTATCAGAAAATTCTGCACACAGAATTATAAGCAATCTGAGTCTAAGGATAAAGAAGTTCTTGGAAATGCCACCCCCCTCCCACCCAATTCCTTTTTACTGTTTGACCAATTGCAGGAAAATGGCTCTCTGGGTATTgcatgcagaaaaaaaaaaaaactgccacCCTCTTCGAAAGGGGGGGAGGGCCTCATAAAAGAACAGCAGCAGGCCTTCACCACCCTTTTGACTGAATTCATTGAAGCCCTTCTTGATTAACATAAAATGGAATAGAATAGAAGGCACAAAAGCAAAGACTGTAATAATTGTTAGATGTAAATTTATGCACTTACCATTTTTTGAGGGAAAAATCTATGCTCTTTGAAGATACCCTCACACTAAAAAGGCAATCTAGGGAAGTCCCTCTTTGAGGTTTCTTGTTACTTGATGTGGCACTGATTTCACAAACTATTTGATGATCTTTCCTCAAaccttattttttgttttggcGAAAACGCCGATAAATGCCGATGATGCTTAAGGCTTTTGTTAGGAAACTGAAATgagaaaaaactaaatttaaaatagaatttttaaaaaatgttattGAAAAAAGTTATCTGAACATTTTTGAAAAACTAAAGTTGAATAGGACACTTGCATAAACCACACCAGGGCCAAAAAAAAGCTCTGGCTAACTAACCAAGAGAAAATAGTATAGGCCTCTGGAGATTAGATCATTGGAAGTAGTTAATCCTTACTATGTAGTATGTATGTTTAAATAAAGACAAATAAGGGGGAAGCACAAAAAGAGGACCCAAACCAAACCAGGAGGGGTATAATTCCATCATCATATTTTAACTCCCTCAACATCTTATGCAGGAAACATGAAACTTCCAAGGGGTCCCCCCCCAACACTCACCTCCTATCATATACTAACAAATAATGTGTTTGTTTTATGTGAAAGCCCATACCAGAATATGTACTCAACATtggctcttctttttttaacatAAGAGGCACCAAATCCCAGAGTCTAAGCAGACAAGCAGTCAAACTATACAAGGACACATCAGATATGTATATACCATTGCTTAAAACTATCACAATTCACAAtggcttttgtaattaaaaactgcaactcttttcttttattctttttttttttttttgtctgtttCCAATCCTTTTATTTAGCCAGCCTTagatcccaaaaaaaaagagagaaaaagaaaccaCCTCATAAAACTTCAAAAGGGcagcaaagaagaaaaaaaaagaatacaaaattaaactaacaCATCTCTCCCCAAAATTTTCGCCTCACAGTCGCTTTTCTGTATCATGCTTCCAACTCATGCTGGCTACTTCTATCATCTTAAAAGCATGATATAAGGAATCCTCCCAAAggcattatttcttttttcaattttttggttCTATTCATCAAGTCTCACCCATCCAAGGTTTTTGGGCAATTTGGAGACCACACCGAAAAAGAAAACCCTCATTAAGCAcataaaccctttttttttttgaattatgagACTGATGGGTTGCTTAGTTTTCTCTTCTTTGCAGCTGGAGAGTGCTGAAGAGGATTTGCATGTGACCCAACTGTAATATCATCACCACTCTTAGAACTTAGGcatgtagcatccaacacaccAATTGGGCTCTGTGGCACTGATGAAATTAATGGAACAGTTCCATtacctctcttcttcttcaccaaTATCACTTCTTGAATCAATTCATGACATGCCAACACTCTCTCCTGCAACcaacatttttcttttgttcaaaacgcattttttttatattttttattttcatagtgAGATAAATATCTTAGTATGTAGGAAATACACTCCTCACCTTATCTACATGGATGCCACTAAGAGCATTGCTAATATCAAGAATTTGACTATCTTCTACTGCTGCCAGTGCCGCTGCAGCAGCAACCTCAGAAGGCTTGAATTGTAGAAACTCAATCCctgcatttattttttgacCCAACTTGCGCATTAGACTTGCAATCACCAACACAGTGCAATAGGTGATGAAATTGCATATTTATGTAATACTCAGACTAACCTTTGAGTGTGCTCAATATGAGATCGACGGATTGCAAAATCAACGTATTTGCCGGGGTTTTCCCAATGAATTTAGTAAGAAAGTGATCTAAGAAAGAGAAAGGAGTCACAGCCTGCATCCTCCACTTGAGGGTGCTCAAGACTAAAAGCTCCATCCTTTGTATGGTTTTTGGTTCAAACACATATTTTGCCTCACCAACCTGTTGGAAATCGATCAATTTTATTAACCGATTGTTCAAATAAACaacttaagaatttttttttaagaaaaaaatatctattttcgGTCCATTCTTCACCTGTAAATCTAGAGGTAGAGGAATCTCAGTCTCCTCCATTTTCACAGCAAGAGATAAGCAGGCCACCGACAGCAACTGTGTCATCCAAGCCTTATCTTGCTGGAAAATTACGAAAGATTAGAAAATGGaaccaataattttaatcaaattgaaCAAACTTCTTTTAACAAATTCCACAAATATAGTGCTGCATAAGATAATCAAGGAAAAGTGTAAtggttgttttgaaaattttcttacagGGAATTCATAATTGGAGAGAAATCGATCCAAATAATTTACAGATAAATAGGCACTCAGTGGTCCAAAATTGTAATGACAATGAACCTGTCCATCAAGATAAAAACAAATATTAGTCACATGGTATAAGATTGGGGGGAAATGAagtaagaaaaagaacaaaagaaaaaggtgaatcttattcctttCTGAGAAATAAAGAGGAAAACAAACAATCCCCAGATGGAAAGCATATAACATATTGAACTATTCAATCATACATTTCCTTTAAATAGATCAtaggaaacaaaagaaaatgtgATAATAAGAAACTAATAAGCATTATCATCAAAATGCACATTTATATGGTGACATCAGAAACAACTCTACAGCTAGTTGAATAAAGAAGATGTATCCCCATTGATCAATAGGCTCATAAATCATGTACCCATTTGCCCATACATCACCAAGAATAAAATGAAGGCAAAAGACCATTGGTTAAATCcacaaacaaaagagaaaatggttaaaataaaaaaataaaaaaaccaagTGCACCTTCAAAATCCAATCAATGGCATCTCTTCTAACTGATGCTTCAAATGCCCCAATCTCCAACCTCTTGAAATAACCTTCCATTGGGAGAAGCTGAGGCTCCCTCTCAACAAGCAAAGCTACACATTCCTCTGATTGAGGAGGAAAAGTAacataaaaatctaaataaaagcCACTCCTTTGGTTTGTAATCAGGTCATCTTCCTCATCAGCATCAAAGCAGAGGGTATTGTTGTTCTCCTCTGAGCATAGGAGGGAGGATGAAGCAAAGCCATATCTAATCCCCATTTGAGATatagattacaaaaaaaaaaaaaaaaaaaaatggagttgAAGTGAAAAAATGGGAGAGCTTTCCTACTTTCCTTTGCCTTAAATGGGCTATTACAGTGAGAAATAAACCTAAAGGAAGGAGCTTTCCATGTTTTTTGTAGAATAAGTAGATAGAATAGGAAGAAGAGAATGGGGGGCACTGTTTTgtagggaggaagaagaaagaaacctGGCCTGGGCAATAATTTCTTCAGAAGTAGAGACAGAGAAAAAGACAAAGTTATTGCAGGGAGGGTGTGTTGTTAAAGGGACTTGGACCAACCAAAAGAACTCAAGTTACTAACAAGCATTGGACTAAACCAGTGGTTGTTACTCAAAAATGTCCTCTTGTATACTGAGACTTCAATTTCTACTTATGCTTGTCACGCCTCTCAAATAAAAAGGTTCCAATACTCAGTTGCTTCTTATTTTTAGTGCAGTTAGTAGTTTGATGATTAGTATTCTAAATCCTAAATTAGGTacctaattattttacatagtCTGTGCGTAACCACAAAAACTAAATAGATAAATTtgtgtgtagagctactatactatcaaaagtataaagtagttggtgcttccgattttttagcccttgaatcaaaaattttacGGCTGGAATGATAGCGGTCcctttaggattgagtggtctccattggttaataatattaatccaattgCTAGAAATAATCAATGgggttgatctaaaggctaaaaaatcggaaatACCAACCACTTtatgcttctgatagcataatagctctactctaaaggcttgtttggttcgaagtcggaatcaaaataagctggaatcggaattggaatgactcattacctaattctgtttggttcatcacctgaatcagaatcgaaataaatcatttccattgtcggtgtttggttcaagtaaatataaaaaaaatgtaatcagatcaatatactaattttatctttagaatatataaatttaaattcaaattaaaaattaaaaattaaaaatttacatcaaaattttgaaataatgtcaaaattttaaatctatttttttaaaaaattaaactttaaagttgagtggataattcaaaatataaactaaatttcgatttattcaaattcaaacttaaaattataatttaaattttaatttgaatccataaatttaatttaagttttaaataaaatttgaataaaactttatatgaattaaattttaatttaaattcaaattcataagttaaaTTCGAAAttcttgattaaattttaatttttaattcaagttgaaattaaaatttaaaatttaaaatttaatttctaaatttaaattcatattttaattaaaaaagttaaaataataaatttaatccgaataaatatccattccgtccggattcaacttccaatccggccttcCAGGCCAgattggaaaaagaggtgattaaaAGATTCCTATTTCATtcgggaatcggaattggaatcggaatggaacttcCACGTACCAAACACTCACAAACGGATTCgcccattccgattctgattctatggtgaaaaagaagcgaaccaaacacgtccTAAATTTGTAGAGTATATACCTAACGAAAGTTTGTCTTTAATTAATGTGTATGTAGTCTTAATAATAGTAGACTTTATTATAAGTATGCGGCGCAAATGCAATGCAGTTAAGTAAGAATTGTTTTAACTAAGAATGAAACAAGAGCAGGTATGAGATTcaaaaaaagagttaattgGATTGGATATGATGAAAGTTGGAACCAAACTCTAACATACTACAGGGAAAGCACTTGGACAAATTGGCAACTTAAGTTAATTGGTGGATAAATCCCTGCACATTAACATATagattgagattttttttattttaatcaatataTGATTAGCATTCTTAATGGGAGGACTCGTGCAATTAACATGGAAGAGAAATATATGGGTGAGGACTGGAAGAGTAATTGGTCAATCTTTAGGGATCGTAGAATTGCATTGAGCTTTTAAGAACGATTCtcgtaaaaataaatgatgaaaaaaaaaaagttatgaatCTAGAGTTTGAATGAAAAGCACTtgactttttcattttaatttaaatttattaaacaaatcaaattagaaataCCTTGAAAATTATTGGTTTTCTTACCTACGGGCTGTTAGCTATGTTAGCTATAGCTCCTTCAGTTGAAAAATAGATACGGTCACTGAATTTAAATCATTTTTGCATGTAATTAGGAACCAATTAATCCCACTAGAATAGCCCAAGTCAAAATAAGTGAAAGCACGGAgggagaaaataaattaaaattcacgACTATATCAAAAAAGTGATACATAAGTGGGTGGTTCATCGCACCCATATTTTCCCTACATCCAAAACTCACACGAACTCAAACAACTGGACTTTACGTTTAATCAGGCCCGGCCCAAACCAAATCCGGGGTTTCCTTTTTGGCTTTTAGGCCAGGTCTCTCATTTAAAAGGAGGGAAAAGGGCCCAGACACAAATTGGGCGCTCTCATTTCGAGTCGGGCTATGCTTGTTATTTGAAAAGAGGGTATTTAGTTAGTTGCCCAAATGTTTTACTCtagttttcaaacttttaacCGGATATTTGATTTCCCGAACTTTTGAAAACATTCAAAGTGTTTGCACGATCTATTCTTGAAGGTGCACTATTGtaagaaaaaaaccaaaaaacagaTACAGacgttaaactaaacaaacaCTAGATATCGGATTTCATTAACTTGGATCTTGGtttaaagatttgaaatttaggcAATGATGAAATGATGAACAAGCACGAAAAGCACCAAAATGTCAAGATGAATTTGATCCGAAAGAATAGCCCGATTAATTCTTGAATTTTTAGACAATTCGAATTAACGCAACTCAGACATAACTAACGTAAAACCTAATATTCCAGGAACACAAGTGACCTAAACCTGAGACCGCAATCTGAAACCACGAACTAAAACTCAAAATGACTCAACTCAAACTCGACCCGAAACCTCTCATCTCAACACAAACCCCTCCCCTCTCTTTCTAATCTATATCCTACCACGTGAAACATCCAGATCCTGGTGAATTTTGCAtgctctcaaaaaataaaaagagcaaGCACTATCGCATCCCACACGCATCCAACCCCCTGACACGCTGCTTCTCCACCCTGCCACCATCGGTCTAACAAATTTCCCGCTCTTTCTATAATTATCCTTAAAATTGCCCCCCCCACCTTAAATTAACCACCTCTCCCCTAATATAAAACCCAGCCCCTTATTTATCTCCCGAATCAAATACTCAACGCTAATTATAATCCTATTTAAATCCCTCCCCTTCTCCCTAATCAACCCCTCCTTAATCACTCTcaccaccattttttttttttggtttttctttctcatttttctgTGCCTCGTTAAATTATTAGACCTGGCCGGTGGAGGCGGAGATACAAATCCTAATGAAGTAATCCGACGCATCTCCGCCGTCCATTGGTACCGGCGAGGTAAAGCGCCATGGATCCTCGGCGCATGGAACAGTTGATGCTCCTCTGCCTCCGATCTCAAAGCACACGTGTCGCTCTGGTGGGTGGTAACCACACCGCGGCCCGCTTCTGCACCCGCTAATCTCGCCGGATCCCCCACccctctccactctctctctctctctctctctctttggtttTCGCCCGTTTCTATTTCTCTCTCctagaatctctctctctctctctctgtagatAGAAAACACACTTACAGTTACCGCACTTACCGGAAAACGAGTTCGGCGgcgatgatgaagaagaagacgacaatggcgtTGGGAGGGCTCGGagtgggcggcggcggagtcGTGATCCGCGTCCCGCCGCcgcggctcctccgcctcctcgcgCGATCGGTGCTCATCGCCGCTGTGGTCGTCTCCTTCCCCTGGATCCGAACCCTAATCCTCCGCCGCGGGGGAGCCCACCaatcgccgtcgacgtcgcgcGCGATCGCCGAGGAGCTGTACCTCCCGATCCTCCTCGCCGATCTGCGGCACCGCGGCCTCCTCCGccacggcgccgccgccgcgttcCTCGGCGACGCGGGGTCGTGGCTCCCGTTCCTCAGGCGGAGCGGGATCGCCCCGATCCCCGGCTATCGGGGATGCGCCGCGGCGCTCCTCGGCGAGGGGTCGCTCGACTTCGTCCTCTCCGCCGAGGGCGCCGCGAGCCTCGCGTCCATCGACGGCGCCATCAGGGTCGGCGGGGTCGCGGCGGTGCTCGTCGGGTCGGAGCCCTTCCGCGCGCCGGAGAACTACCGGATCGCGTTCGAGCGGCGGGTCGGCCCCGCGGTGGTGGCGGTGCGGAAGATCGGTGCCGCCTCGGCGTCGGCGGGGGGGCGGCGGCGCCTcatggcggtggcggaggaggcgaagAAGGAGGCGCTGAACGGGCTGGAGGACGTGCTGCTGGAGCcgccggggcggcggcggcggctgcggcggcggccgaggtaCCTGCCGGAGCTCACGGGGGACTCGCTGGAGGGGTACCGGAGGCGCGTCTTCGTGGAGGTGGCGCCGCGGGGGAGCGGCGGGAGCGCGGCGGCGTGGTTCGAGCGCCACTACCCGAGGGGCAAGCGCGAGTTCGAGATCATCCGGGTGGAGGAGGTTGCGGCGGCCGATGCGGCGAAGGAAGGGGGCATGGCGGAGTGGCTGGAGCGGAACGTGAGGGAGGAGGACTACGTGGTGGtgaaggcggaggcggaggtggcggaggaggtggtGCGGAGGGGGCGGAGCGCCATTGGCCTCGTGGACGAGCTCTTCCTCGAGTGCAGGAACCAGTGGGAGAGCGACAAGGCCAAGGAGACGAGGACCAGGAGCCGCAGAGCCTACTGGGAGTGCCTCGCCCTCTACGGTAGGCTCCGGGACCAAGGAGTCGCCGTTCACCAATGGTGGGGTTCCTCTTAGATATAACACACATCTACatctacatacatacatatatatatatatagagagagagagaaacagagagaggaggaagaagaagaagaagaataataagGAGAAGAATAATCTGGAAGAATCTAGAAGAATCTGGagataatagagagagaaagagagaaatggggagaaaagaaaggaaaaagagaaaggagggaggagggagggTGGGTGATAGGAATGGAAAGGGGGGTTGTGTGCTTTTGATTGATGTTCGAATTGATGAGTATTTATATGTTTGTGTGGTGGGGCCGTGGGGGGGAACTGGGACGGGTGAGGAGTGTATCATCATTTGATTTATCTATctactaatttattattttttaaagtttattctTCATGTTGTATTAATTGGATGGAAAGGTTTttgttgtattttcttttttcgtttatggagtaaataaatcaaatgaatttGGGCTTAGTTTggttttaaataaattgaaagttgTTTGAAAGTCACGAGAACTCTGATTCTATTCTAATTCATTatctctccctttctttctACACAGagctataaatttttaatctttttttctctctctcttgttctctGCTCACCCCAAGCCAAGCCTTGAAGCTCCCAAGTTATCAAGTATGAGTAACACCATATACCCGCTGTTGTCTACTTTGCCATTAATTGtgtgtttaaaaaatatacaaaatatttttaaagtaaaaaattattatttatataaaattttgattttaattatatatgcttagatagtttaattcaatatttgtctatataatttatttattttttagccgcataaataaaaattaataatatagagattgaaggtGGAAGAGATAACATGTGAGGCCAAAAAGATTAGACATtcaactcataagttatttttcttcatattataatatcatatttcatgtaattacgttatactttgaactattagacatatttttgtatcaaattgcagataatgttctatacaaattaaactatatattaATCGTACGaggttgagaatttcaagcggctcatttagggctcgagctcgcttgacttgaaattaggctcgctcgagctcggctcgaattaatttcaaaccaagcttgagcttaaatttaggctcgaaattaatttcaagccgaatttgagccgaaataagctcgctcgagctcggctcgtttccacccctaaacCTGCCCTCCTAAATCGTAATTTAACAGTTTTATTTGACTTAATGATTGATACCTGAGATAGCAAATTCGAAacctaattactttatattttcgaCTAAAGTTATTTTTNCAGAGCCTACTGGGAGTGCCTCGCCCTCTACGGTAGGCTCCGGGACCAAGGAGTCGCCGTTCACCAATGGTGGGGTTCCTCTTAGATATAACACACATCTACatctacatacatacatatatatatatatagagagagagagagaaacagagagaggaggaagaagaagaagaagaataataagGAGAAGAATAATCTGGAAGAATCTAGAAGAATCTGGagataatagagagagaaagagagaaatggggagaaaagaaaggaaaaagagaaaggagggaggagggagggTGGGTGATAGGAATGGAAAGGGGGGTTGAGTATTTATATGTTTGTGTTGTGGGGCCGTGGGGGGGGGAACTGGGACGGGTGAGGAGTGTTTCATCATTTGATTTATCTATCtactaatttattatgttttaaaGTTTATTCTTTATGTTGTATTAATTGGATGGAAAGGTTTttgttgtattttcttttttcgtttatGGAGTAAATAAATCAAATGAGTTTGGGCTTAGTTTggttttaaataaattgaaagttgTTTGAGAGTCACGAGAACTCTGATTGTATTCTAATTCATTATTTCTCCCTTTCTTTCTAcgcagagctctaaatttttaatctttttttctctctctctcttgttctctGCTCACCCCAAGCCAAGCCTTGAAGCTCCCAAGTTATCAAGTAACACTATATATCCGTCGTTGTCTATTTTGCTATTAATTGTGCGTTtaagaaaatatacaaaatatttttaaagtaaaaaaatattatttatataaaattttgattttaattatatatgcttagatagtttaatctaatatttgtctatataatttatttattttttagccgCATAGATGAAAGTgtataatatagagattgaagacGGAAGAGATAACATGTGAGGCCAAAAAGATTAAACATtcaactcataagttatttttcttcatattataatactgtaTTTCATGTAATTATGTTGTACTTTAAACTATtaaacatatttttgtatcaaattgtagataatgttctatacaaattaaactattgatcgtacgaggttgagaatttcaagcggctcgtttagggttcgagctcgctcgacttgaaattaggctcgatcgagctcggctcgaattaatttcaaaccaagcttgagcttaaatttaggcttgaaattaatttcaagctgaatTTGAGCCGAAATAAGCTCGCTTGAGcttggctcgtttccacccctagttaCGTGCGATGAaaaagtacgttgaaaaaataccatatttgtttcggtacgtaatattgcgttcggcatatcgcgatgagtaggttattatatattttctgcggttctATCGAAAAACGTAGAAGCACATccctatataattttttctcatatttctatatatttttttctcaactccagtttatttaatagtatttgataaatcttaataccaaactaagccttaatagATGGAATGCTCCCCTACTTAATAGGATCCTAACTGGATTCCCAATTTTAACCGGTTTGTGTTGTGGGCGAAATTCCTTACCCGGTTTCCTACGGAGTCAACTTCGGGTTCGGATCCATCGCTCGTCTTCTTCCGcgccctcttctctctctctctctctctctctctcccgaaTCACTCTCCCGGAACCCTTTTATTTTCACCAT
Coding sequences:
- the LOC109712810 gene encoding cyclin-D2-2-like, with product MGIRYGFASSSLLCSEENNNTLCFDADEEDDLITNQRSGFYLDFYVTFPPQSEECVALLVEREPQLLPMEGYFKRLEIGAFEASVRRDAIDWILKVHCHYNFGPLSAYLSVNYLDRFLSNYEFPQDKAWMTQLLSVACLSLAVKMEETEIPLPLDLQVGEAKYVFEPKTIQRMELLVLSTLKWRMQAVTPFSFLDHFLTKFIGKTPANTLILQSVDLILSTLKGIEFLQFKPSEVAAAAALAAVEDSQILDISNALSGIHVDKERVLACHELIQEVILVKKKRGNGTVPLISSVPQSPIGVLDATCLSSKSGDDITVGSHANPLQHSPAAKKRKLSNPSVS
- the LOC109712804 gene encoding uncharacterized protein LOC109712804 translates to MMKKKTTMALGGLGVGGGGVVIRVPPPRLLRLLARSVLIAAVVVSFPWIRTLILRRGGAHQSPSTSRAIAEELYLPILLADLRHRGLLRHGAAAAFLGDAGSWLPFLRRSGIAPIPGYRGCAAALLGEGSLDFVLSAEGAASLASIDGAIRVGGVAAVLVGSEPFRAPENYRIAFERRVGPAVVAVRKIGAASASAGGRRRLMAVAEEAKKEALNGLEDVLLEPPGRRRRLRRRPRYLPELTGDSLEGYRRRVFVEVAPRGSGGSAAAWFERHYPRGKREFEIIRVEEVAAADAAKEGGMAEWLERNVREEDYVVVKAEAEVAEEVVRRGRSAIGLVDELFLECRNQWESDKAKETRTRSRRAYWECLALYGRLRDQGVAVHQWWGSS